In Candidatus Defluviibacterium haderslevense, the following are encoded in one genomic region:
- a CDS encoding winged helix-turn-helix transcriptional regulator, with the protein MISSFSSKTIRLLSLLVGAILVSESLFAQTDMQLELSPNKVNLALRRTADGLLRLSGDSTSRIPAIEQTGPGVWRVRLERPFRYEQLPGLLQSSLDLFEIKQPYDVAVRRCEDAIIDLGYHQQDFLQTKSVACQGRDLDESCHFIEISFLKQHAKKPFWAGINGLLILILSGVAGFWIFRRQKSVSLPPLADDEKDWLEFGNSRLDVSGQQLIHGDERQALTFRETKLLKLFVTSPDQLLERDFILREVWADEGVLVGRSVDVFVSRLRKKLAVDLTVGIVAVHGVGYRLETGK; encoded by the coding sequence ATGATTTCAAGTTTTAGTTCCAAAACTATACGATTATTATCATTGTTGGTAGGTGCTATATTAGTATCAGAGTCACTGTTTGCACAGACAGATATGCAGCTGGAATTATCACCTAATAAAGTCAATCTTGCCTTGCGACGAACTGCAGATGGATTGCTTCGATTATCAGGAGATAGCACGAGCAGAATTCCAGCCATTGAACAAACAGGTCCCGGAGTATGGCGAGTTCGTCTAGAGCGGCCTTTTCGGTACGAACAACTCCCAGGACTACTGCAATCATCACTAGACCTGTTTGAAATTAAACAACCTTACGATGTGGCTGTAAGGCGTTGTGAGGATGCGATCATAGATTTAGGATATCACCAACAAGATTTTCTTCAGACCAAAAGCGTTGCTTGTCAAGGACGGGATCTGGATGAATCATGTCATTTTATTGAGATCAGTTTTCTAAAACAACACGCAAAAAAACCTTTTTGGGCCGGAATCAATGGACTATTAATATTGATATTAAGTGGAGTTGCTGGTTTTTGGATATTCCGACGTCAAAAATCGGTGTCGTTACCTCCTCTAGCAGATGATGAAAAAGATTGGTTGGAATTCGGAAATTCTCGTCTTGATGTATCCGGACAACAACTCATACATGGTGACGAAAGACAAGCACTTACCTTCCGAGAAACCAAATTACTCAAGCTCTTTGTAACGAGTCCGGATCAGTTGTTAGAGCGAGACTTTATACTTCGTGAAGTTTGGGCTGATGAAGGGGTTTTAGTGGGACGCAGTGTTGATGTTTTTGTGTCCAGATTACGAAAAAAATTAGCCGTTGATTTGACGGTTGGTATAGTTGCCGTACATGGTGTCGGTTATCGACTGGAAACAGGGAAATGA